From the genome of Flavobacterium luteolum, one region includes:
- a CDS encoding DUF1569 domain-containing protein, which translates to MQNVFLKEDCDQFINRVNQLKSDSKPLWGKMSVDQMLAHCNVTYEMVYDNIHPKPNVLMKLLLKLLAKSKVVSESPYPRNLSTAPQFIIKGDRDFELEKSRLISYILKTEELGEKEFEGKESLSFGKLSSKEWNNMFAKHLDHHFSQFGV; encoded by the coding sequence ATGCAAAATGTTTTTCTTAAAGAAGATTGTGATCAATTTATAAATAGAGTGAATCAGCTTAAATCTGATTCTAAACCACTTTGGGGTAAAATGTCTGTTGATCAGATGTTGGCTCATTGTAATGTTACATATGAAATGGTTTATGATAATATTCACCCAAAGCCGAATGTTTTAATGAAGCTTCTTCTAAAACTATTGGCTAAAAGCAAAGTAGTAAGCGAATCGCCTTATCCAAGAAACCTTAGTACGGCTCCGCAATTTATTATTAAAGGAGATCGTGATTTTGAACTGGAAAAAAGTAGATTAATTTCGTATATTCTAAAAACTGAAGAATTAGGAGAAAAAGAGTTTGAAGGAAAAGAATCTCTTTCATTTGGTAAATTATCATCTAAAGAGTGGAATAATATGTTTGCAAAACATTTGGATCATCATTTTTCTCAATTTGGTGTTTAA
- a CDS encoding nuclear transport factor 2 family protein, which produces MRTYAIILVFLFGLSCSAQKQEVQKCIESFFEGFHQRDSAKIKLVCADKMILQSISENAAKGNKLTNESAKEFYKSIATIPEKLKFQEKILSYSIQIDGTMAHVWIPYEFYVNDKLSHTGVNAFTLFKEKDSWKIIYLIDTRRK; this is translated from the coding sequence ATGAGAACTTACGCAATTATCTTAGTTTTTCTTTTCGGATTGTCTTGTAGTGCTCAAAAACAAGAAGTTCAAAAATGCATTGAGTCTTTTTTTGAAGGATTTCACCAAAGAGATTCAGCAAAGATAAAATTGGTTTGTGCAGATAAAATGATATTACAGTCCATTAGCGAAAATGCTGCTAAAGGAAATAAACTTACTAATGAAAGCGCAAAAGAATTTTACAAATCAATTGCCACAATTCCAGAAAAATTAAAGTTTCAAGAAAAAATATTGAGTTATTCTATCCAAATTGATGGAACTATGGCGCATGTTTGGATTCCGTATGAATTTTATGTAAATGATAAACTTAGCCACACTGGCGTGAATGCTTTTACATTGTTTAAAGAAAAAGATTCTTGGAAGATTATTTATTTAATTGATACTAGAAGAAAATAG